A single Phragmites australis chromosome 4, lpPhrAust1.1, whole genome shotgun sequence DNA region contains:
- the LOC133915910 gene encoding probable esterase D14L, translating to MGIVEEAHNLRVVGEGKRGVIVLAHGFGTDQSVWKHLLPHLVADYRVVLFDTMGAGPTNPDYFDFSRYATLEGYALDLLAILQELGVKSCIYVGHSVSAVIGVLASISRPDLFTKLVLLSASPRYLNDVDYYGGFEQDELDELFEAMRSNYKAWCSGFAPLCVGGDMESVAVQEFSRTLFNIRPDIALSVAQTIFQSDVRGLLPLVSVPCHIVQSTKDLAVPVVVSEYLHKHLGGDSIVEVMPSEGHLPQLSSPDIVIPVLLRHIKHDIAV from the exons ATGGGGATCGTGGAGGAGGCACACAACCTGCGGGTGGTGGGCGAGGGGAAGCGCGGGGTGATCGTGCTCGCGCACGGCTTCGGCACGGACCAATCCGTGTGGAAGCACCTGTTGCCGCACCTCGTCGCCGACTACCGCGTCGTCCTCTTCGACACCATGGGCGCCGGCCCAACCAACCCGGACTACTTCGACTTCTCGCGCTACGCCACGCTCGAGGGCTACGCGCTCGACCTCCTCGCCATCCTCCAGGAGCTCGGCGTCAAGTCCTGCATCTACGTCGGCCACTCCGTCTCCGCCGTCATCGGCGTGCTCGCCTCCATCTCAAGGCCGGACCTCTTCACCAAGCTCGTGCTCCTCTCCGCATCGCCTAG GTACCTCAATGATGTGGACTATTATGGAGGGTTTGAGCAGGACGAGCTTGATGAGCTCTTTGAGGCGATGCGATCAAACTACAAGGCCTGGTGCTCAGGTTTTGCACCACTGTGTGTTGGAGGAGACATGGAATCAGTGGCAGTTCAGGAGTTTAGCCGGACACTCTTCAATATACGTCCAGACATTGCACTTAGTGTTGCCCAGACGATCTTCCAGAGTGATGTGCGCGGCCTCCTCCCACTCGTTAGCGTCCCATGCCACATTGTTCAGAGCACCAAGGATCTCGCAGTGCCAGTCGTTGTGTCTGAGTACCTGCACAAGCACCTTGGCGGTGACTCCATTGTCGAGGTGATGCCCTCCGAAGGCCATCTCCCCCAGCTTAGCTCTCCGGACATTGTCATCCCTGTCTTGCTCCGACACATTAAGCATGATATTGCAGTCTAG